In Bacteroidales bacterium, a genomic segment contains:
- a CDS encoding agmatine deiminase family protein, producing the protein MSSKNLKTPRESGYRFPAEWIKHASTWLSYPHNEASWPGKIHTIFPYYNRFIKELARGETVNINVVDGEMMKRVQEELLKIETRMDNIRLHLHPTNDAWCRDHGPAFVISPSSDQPKAIVSWNYNGWGGKYPAELDNQIPDRIAGLLNLPVFYPGIVMEGGSVDFNGKGTILTTTSCLLNPNRNPELNQEQIEKYLLDYYGADHVIWLGDGIDGDDTDGHIDDLTRFVNEDTVITMVEANKSDANYLPLKENLKQLTKCRLSNGKQLNIVEIPMPEPMYYQDQRLPVSYANFYIANAGVMLPVYRCKQDDKAVYLLEDCIKDRPVIALDSVEIIWGLGSWHCLSQQEPQN; encoded by the coding sequence GTGTCATCCAAGAATTTGAAAACTCCCAGGGAATCGGGATACCGTTTTCCGGCTGAATGGATAAAACATGCATCCACCTGGTTAAGCTATCCGCACAATGAAGCTTCATGGCCCGGAAAAATTCATACGATATTCCCCTATTATAATCGTTTTATTAAAGAGCTTGCCAGGGGCGAAACGGTTAACATCAATGTGGTCGATGGTGAAATGATGAAAAGGGTTCAGGAAGAGCTGTTGAAAATTGAAACCCGGATGGACAACATCAGGCTGCACCTGCATCCTACAAACGATGCCTGGTGCAGGGATCATGGTCCCGCGTTCGTTATCAGTCCTTCTTCGGATCAACCCAAAGCCATTGTGAGCTGGAATTACAACGGCTGGGGTGGCAAATACCCGGCTGAGCTTGATAACCAAATACCTGATCGCATAGCAGGTTTGCTGAATCTGCCTGTTTTTTACCCGGGGATTGTGATGGAAGGCGGATCGGTTGATTTCAACGGAAAAGGTACCATTCTCACAACTACATCGTGCCTGCTGAATCCGAACCGTAACCCGGAACTGAACCAGGAACAGATTGAGAAATATCTTCTCGATTATTATGGCGCTGACCACGTGATATGGCTTGGCGACGGAATTGACGGCGATGACACCGACGGGCATATTGACGATCTTACGAGGTTTGTGAATGAAGATACCGTCATTACAATGGTAGAGGCTAATAAATCCGATGCCAATTATTTACCGTTAAAAGAAAACCTGAAACAACTTACAAAATGCAGGCTGTCAAACGGAAAGCAATTGAATATCGTTGAAATTCCGATGCCTGAACCTATGTATTACCAGGATCAGCGGCTCCCTGTTTCCTATGCCAACTTTTATATTGCCAACGCAGGCGTAATGCTCCCGGTATACCGGTGCAAACAGGATGATAAAGCGGTTTACCTTCTTGAGGACTGTATTAAAGACAGGCCGGTTATTGCTCTCGACTCTGTTGAAATTATCTGGGGATTAGGAAGCTGGCACTGTTTGAGCCAGCAGGAACCTCAAAACTAG